The genomic region GCGCGCGACCGATCGCGTCGATGGTCTCCGCCGGGATGCGCACCCTCTCGGCGTCCATCACGTGCGCGTCGGCGTCGGTGACCGCGACCGGCTTGAACGTGCCCGCCCCGACGAGGAGCGTCAGGTCCGCGATCCCGACGCCGCGCGCGGCGATCTCCTCGAGGATGGCGGGCGTGAAATGGAGGCCCGCGGTCGGCGCGGCGACGGCGCCGTCGGCGCGGGCGAACACCGTCTGGTACCAGTCGCGGTCGCGGTCGTCGTCGGGGCGGCGAATGTACGGAGGAAGCGGGACGTGTCCGATCGCGGCGAGACGCTCGGGGGTGAGGGGCGGGTCGAAGCGCACCCGGCGTTTGCCGTCGGGAAGCACGTCGACGACGCGCGCGCGCTGGCCCGCGGGAAACGCGATCTCGTGTCCCGTCCGGGCGCGGCGTCCCGGCCGGGCGAGCGCGGTCCGAATCCCGTTCTCCTCCTCGCCGAGGAGGAAGATCTCCACGGGACGGCCTTCCCGTTCGCCCAGGAGGCGCGCCGGGACGACGCGGGCGTCGTTCCGGACGA from Thermoanaerobaculia bacterium harbors:
- the queA gene encoding tRNA preQ1(34) S-adenosylmethionine ribosyltransferase-isomerase QueA; the protein is MLVDLFDYALPVDRIAQEPRPRGTSKLLVVDPAGGTIEDRTFADFPSCLRPGDLLVRNDARVVPARLLGEREGRPVEIFLLGEEENGIRTALARPGRRARTGHEIAFPAGQRARVVDVLPDGKRRVRFDPPLTPERLAAIGHVPLPPYIRRPDDDRDRDWYQTVFARADGAVAAPTAGLHFTPAILEEIAARGVGIADLTLLVGAGTFKPVAVTDADAHVMDAERVRIPAETIDAIGRARSRGGRIVAVGTTVTRALESWARHGEREFATDLFIRPGFEFRVVDALLTNFHLPRSTLLMLVAAFAGRERILAAYDEALRRGYLFYSYGDAMFVTGRRADDRPAAEPVG